Genomic segment of Psychrobacter sanguinis:
GTAAATCAATTTAAGGAGGTAGGTATGTCAACATCCTGCCTCCACAATCCTCTAGACTTTCTGAATTAACGGAGCATAGCTAATGAGTTCTCATCACCCAAATAATAGCTGGCAAGCAAAAGCACAGGCATTTGGGATGTTTATGATTGATGTCAGTCATTATTTAGCATTGTTAGTGATAGGACTTGTGGTAATTTGGGCAGGGGGTGCGGAGTTCATTAGTATTGCCCAAAGTGGCAAAGCGGAGCTTAAAGACATTCTTATGCTGTTTATTTATCTTGAGCTGTTGGCCATGATAGGTATTTATTTTAAGACCCATAGATTGCCTGTACAGTTTTTGATTTATATTGCCATCACCGCCTTGTCACGACATTTGGTAGTAGATGTACAAGCGGTTTCCGAAGATTTTCACTTATGGTTATTGATAACCACAACGTTTTCTATCTTCATCCTCAGTATCGCCATTTTCATATTAACGTGGACAGCCAGTAAATTTGGGCG
This window contains:
- a CDS encoding phosphate-starvation-inducible protein PsiE translates to MSSHHPNNSWQAKAQAFGMFMIDVSHYLALLVIGLVVIWAGGAEFISIAQSGKAELKDILMLFIYLELLAMIGIYFKTHRLPVQFLIYIAITALSRHLVVDVQAVSEDFHLWLLITTTFSIFILSIAIFILTWTASKFGRPEDNLQKYHAQKHGLKENGFQENSSQKNSNDTLQGNNGQKTSIETGANEK